From a single Gemmatimonadota bacterium genomic region:
- the bla gene encoding class A beta-lactamase produces the protein MRGVLGALMLGGLAGPVAAQRAETALHSEMNRIAPLSGGVLGIAAVHLESGRTFFHNADEAFPLASTYKVPIAVQALTLVEQGKLDLDRMVAWDTTDLHIGSEAFLLFRKPGFALSVRNMLETMLILSENNSTDWMLKLSGGGSAVTQRLRDVGITDVRVDRPTAEVIANPYGITDIWTDGKFSRTKWESQIGALSKARRDSAAYYYAEDPRDHGSPKGMVTLLTKVWKGEVLNMKNTALLFDIMYRCETGAARIKGMLPPGTRVAHKTGTYAGTVNDIGIIDLPDGTHLAIAAYVKKSSKIQGPDLEATVAQASRAVYDYFVFGN, from the coding sequence ATGCGTGGTGTTCTTGGTGCCTTGATGCTGGGCGGGTTGGCGGGGCCGGTCGCGGCGCAACGGGCTGAAACCGCCCTCCATAGCGAGATGAACCGGATCGCGCCGCTCTCGGGCGGGGTGCTCGGGATCGCGGCGGTCCATCTCGAGTCGGGGCGGACGTTCTTTCACAACGCCGATGAGGCGTTTCCGCTGGCCAGCACCTATAAGGTGCCGATCGCGGTCCAGGCGTTGACCCTGGTGGAGCAAGGGAAGCTCGATCTCGACCGGATGGTGGCCTGGGATACCACCGATCTGCATATCGGGAGCGAAGCGTTCCTGCTGTTTCGGAAGCCGGGCTTCGCGCTGTCGGTGCGGAACATGCTCGAGACAATGCTGATTTTGTCGGAGAACAACTCCACCGACTGGATGCTTAAACTCTCCGGCGGGGGCTCGGCGGTGACCCAGCGGCTCCGGGACGTGGGCATTACCGACGTCCGGGTGGACCGCCCCACGGCCGAGGTCATCGCGAACCCGTACGGCATCACCGACATCTGGACCGACGGGAAGTTCTCGAGAACCAAATGGGAGTCCCAGATCGGCGCCCTCTCGAAGGCGCGGCGCGACTCAGCCGCCTATTACTACGCGGAGGACCCCCGGGACCACGGCAGCCCCAAGGGCATGGTCACCCTCCTGACCAAGGTATGGAAGGGTGAGGTGCTGAATATGAAGAACACCGCCCTGCTCTTCGATATCATGTATCGCTGCGAAACCGGCGCCGCCCGGATCAAGGGCATGCTTCCCCCGGGCACTCGAGTGGCCCACAAGACCGGCACCTACGCCGGCACGGTCAACGACATCGGCATCATCGACCTGCCCGACGGCACCCACCTCGCCATCGCCGCCTACGTCAAGAAGTCGAGCAAAATCCAAGGCCCCGACCTCGAAGCCACGGTGGCCCAAGCCTCTCGAGCGGTCTACGACTATTTCGTTTTCGGGAACTGA
- a CDS encoding CocE/NonD family hydrolase encodes MVTALVLLLQVAAPSRITMEYDVRVPMRDGVMLSADVYRPSSAERVPIILVRTPYDNAGAGFVAAGKLWASRGYAYVVQDVRGRGESDGTFYPLVSEAHDGYDTIEWLARQSWSSGRVGMMGGSYLGWVQMYAAITKPPALKALIPSVTPPDPDRNFPVQFGAYGITTISWLAAISGKTMQDISEHDLRGAYGHLPLYEADRLLGRTLTAWRDWLDHPTRDSYWEAQSFQGALKDVAIPMFHISGWYDDVLVGTTENYAITRGQANQFLMIGPWGHRINQGRKLGAIDFGPRAVVNLDSLNHRWFDRWLKEIPNGAERDAKVRVFMMGENRWRDEAEWPLARTRYVRYYLSSGGKANSSRGDGRLDTMPPGDSPPDRYRADPMNPYPFVTDDAFSQVGGPDDYREVHKRADVLIYTTAPLAAPMELCGPLSVTLVAASSAKDTDWATKVLAVRPDGFVLRLNDGLVRARFRNGRDREVFLEPGAIEQYQIDNWSTCIRLDRGWRVRLEIASHAFPKFDRNMQTGGPIGKEASGVVANQTVYHEAGRASFLVLPVLGARRSALGTRHSALTR; translated from the coding sequence ATGGTGACTGCCCTGGTGCTCTTACTGCAGGTCGCGGCCCCGAGCCGGATCACGATGGAGTACGATGTCCGGGTCCCGATGCGGGACGGCGTTATGTTGTCGGCCGACGTCTACCGGCCCAGTTCCGCCGAGCGAGTGCCGATCATCCTGGTCCGGACGCCGTATGACAACGCCGGGGCGGGGTTCGTGGCGGCCGGCAAACTCTGGGCTTCGCGCGGCTATGCCTATGTAGTCCAGGACGTTCGCGGTCGCGGCGAGTCGGACGGGACATTTTATCCGCTGGTTAGCGAGGCCCACGATGGCTACGACACGATCGAGTGGCTGGCCCGCCAATCCTGGTCCAGCGGCCGCGTCGGCATGATGGGTGGGTCGTACCTCGGGTGGGTCCAAATGTACGCGGCCATCACCAAGCCGCCCGCCCTCAAGGCCCTGATTCCGAGCGTCACTCCGCCGGACCCCGATCGCAACTTTCCCGTTCAGTTCGGCGCCTATGGCATCACGACGATTTCGTGGCTGGCCGCCATTTCGGGCAAGACGATGCAGGACATTTCCGAACACGATCTTCGAGGCGCCTACGGCCACCTCCCGTTGTACGAGGCCGACCGTCTGTTAGGCCGAACCCTGACCGCGTGGCGTGACTGGCTCGATCACCCGACCCGCGACAGCTATTGGGAGGCCCAGAGTTTCCAGGGAGCGCTCAAGGACGTCGCCATCCCGATGTTTCACATCAGCGGCTGGTACGATGACGTCTTGGTGGGCACCACCGAGAACTACGCGATTACCCGGGGCCAGGCCAACCAGTTCTTGATGATCGGCCCGTGGGGCCACCGGATCAACCAGGGCCGGAAACTCGGCGCCATCGACTTCGGCCCGCGGGCAGTCGTCAATCTCGACAGCCTCAATCACCGGTGGTTCGACCGGTGGCTCAAGGAGATCCCGAACGGCGCCGAGCGGGACGCCAAGGTCCGGGTCTTCATGATGGGCGAGAACCGGTGGCGGGACGAAGCCGAGTGGCCTCTGGCCCGAACCCGGTACGTTCGCTATTACCTCTCGAGCGGCGGGAAGGCCAACTCCAGCCGCGGCGACGGCCGGCTCGACACGATGCCGCCGGGTGACTCACCGCCCGACCGGTATCGGGCCGATCCGATGAATCCCTACCCCTTCGTAACCGACGACGCCTTTTCCCAAGTTGGCGGCCCCGACGATTACCGCGAGGTTCACAAGCGGGCCGACGTCCTGATCTACACCACCGCCCCGCTCGCGGCCCCGATGGAACTCTGCGGTCCGCTCAGTGTAACCCTGGTTGCCGCTTCGTCGGCCAAGGATACCGATTGGGCCACCAAGGTCCTGGCCGTCCGCCCCGATGGGTTCGTGCTCCGGTTGAACGACGGGCTCGTCCGGGCTCGGTTCCGGAACGGGCGCGACCGCGAGGTGTTCCTGGAGCCGGGGGCCATCGAGCAATACCAGATCGACAACTGGTCGACGTGCATCCGGCTCGACCGGGGCTGGCGGGTTCGGCTGGAAATCGCGTCGCATGCGTTCCCGAAATTCGACCGGAACATGCAGACCGGCGGGCCGATCGGCAAAGAAGCGAGCGGGGTTGTCGCGAATCAGACGGTTTACCATGAGGCGGGGCGAGCGTCGTTTTTGGTACTGCCCGTGCTCGGCGCTCGGCGCTCGGCACTCGGCACTCGGCACTCGGCGCTAACGCGGTGA
- a CDS encoding dipeptidase translates to MTTRRRFLAAAFAVPLINRGRFTLFRGSGTEYTARCLSVMERALVIDMLSPLTLNFPLMGKWNAKPELFAQADFERFRSSGINVFHTAVGTGGANAYDSTYQFIANWNGFLAGNDRYFTRIDSAADFASVKASGKLGVMLGVQNSEHFRRPADVDTFYAMGQRVSQLTYNTRNLIGNGSTERRDEGLSDFGLSIVDRMNTVGMAVDVSHCGDQTSLDAFEVSKKPVLVTHSNARALNPGHPRCKPDSVIKAVGKAESVMGITGVRNFVKGSEPTTIEDLLNHFDYVAKMIGVEHVGIGSDIDLDGYDDMPPEDYKRLKAGYKSDYAFRDKIDIDEVAHPKRMYDLTDGLIRRKYTDDQILGILGGNFRRVLSGIWV, encoded by the coding sequence ATGACGACTCGCCGCCGCTTTCTCGCCGCCGCCTTCGCGGTTCCGCTGATCAACCGGGGCCGCTTCACGCTGTTTCGGGGCAGCGGAACCGAGTACACCGCCCGCTGTCTCAGTGTGATGGAACGGGCCCTCGTCATCGACATGCTGAGCCCCCTGACCCTCAATTTTCCGTTGATGGGCAAGTGGAACGCGAAGCCCGAGCTGTTTGCCCAGGCGGACTTCGAGCGGTTTCGTTCGTCCGGCATCAATGTGTTCCACACCGCCGTCGGGACCGGCGGGGCCAATGCCTATGACAGCACCTACCAATTCATCGCCAACTGGAACGGGTTCCTGGCCGGCAACGACCGGTACTTCACCCGGATCGACTCGGCGGCCGACTTTGCTTCCGTCAAGGCGTCCGGGAAGCTCGGGGTCATGCTCGGCGTGCAGAACTCGGAGCATTTCCGCCGGCCGGCGGACGTCGACACCTTCTACGCCATGGGGCAGCGGGTCTCCCAACTCACCTACAATACCCGGAACCTGATCGGCAACGGCTCGACCGAGCGCCGCGACGAGGGGCTCAGCGATTTTGGGTTGTCCATCGTCGACCGGATGAACACGGTCGGGATGGCTGTCGATGTCTCGCACTGTGGCGATCAGACCTCGCTCGACGCGTTCGAGGTGTCGAAGAAGCCGGTCCTGGTGACCCATTCGAATGCCCGGGCGCTCAACCCAGGCCACCCGCGCTGCAAGCCGGATTCCGTCATCAAGGCCGTGGGCAAGGCGGAAAGCGTGATGGGGATTACCGGGGTCCGCAATTTCGTGAAGGGCAGCGAGCCGACCACCATCGAAGACCTGCTCAATCACTTCGACTATGTCGCGAAGATGATTGGCGTCGAACATGTCGGGATCGGGAGCGACATTGACCTCGATGGGTACGACGATATGCCGCCGGAGGACTACAAACGCCTCAAGGCCGGCTACAAGTCCGACTATGCCTTCCGCGACAAGATCGATATCGACGAAGTGGCCCATCCGAAGCGGATGTACGATCTGACGGACGGGTTGATCCGCCGGAAATACACCGACGACCAGATTCTCGGGATCTTGGGGGGCAACTTCCGGCGGGTGCTTTCGGGGATTTGGGTCTAA